The Punica granatum isolate Tunisia-2019 chromosome 4, ASM765513v2, whole genome shotgun sequence genome has a window encoding:
- the LOC116202397 gene encoding uncharacterized protein LOC116202397 translates to MSMLRLTEMKGSCTLLASVLTASAAAVTSSASASASPADPACASYPCSKQVQSSQSKVNVNSTSSSLEKKFAPRFDGIRFIETLVTAHR, encoded by the exons ATGTCGATGTTGAGGTTGACGGAGATGAAGGGTTCCTGCACGCTATTGGCGTCGGTGCTGACCGCGTCCGCGGCGGCTGTCACATCCTCCGCTTCCGCCTCCGCTTCCCCTGCAGATCCCGCCTGTGCTTCTTATCCCTGTTCGAAGCAG GTGCAGTCTTCTCAATCAAAGGTGAATGTTAACTCAACCTCGTCATCGTTGGAGAAAAAGTTTGCCCCGAGATTCGACGGCATAAGGTTCATCGAGACACTAGTCACCGCCCACAGATAA